Proteins encoded in a region of the Haloarcula sp. CBA1129 genome:
- a CDS encoding MarR family transcriptional regulator: protein MGRRKRVEDDEILQAIAVSPDPIVTASELSEHMDYTDDGVRNRLDDLEEQGLVMSRDVGSRAKVWWITTQGRQKLR from the coding sequence ATGGGTCGCCGGAAACGAGTTGAAGACGATGAAATACTACAGGCTATAGCTGTCTCTCCAGACCCTATAGTTACCGCGTCGGAACTCTCCGAACATATGGATTACACCGATGATGGCGTACGAAACCGATTAGACGATCTCGAAGAGCAAGGCTTGGTGATGAGTCGAGATGTCGGTTCTAGAGCGAAGGTTTGGTGGATCACGACTCAGGGGCGGCAGAAGCTTCGATAG